The window TAATTCCAGCTCCATTTTACCGGCTTCAATTTTGGCGATATCTAAGATATCGTTGATGATGTCCAATAGATGCAGCGCTGATTTATGGGCATCATCCATAAATTCCGCCTGTTCTTCAGGCGTATCTACCATGCCGTCAATGATCAGCTTAAGGCTACAGATAATGCCATTGAGAGGGGTTCGTAACTCGTGGGTTGTGTTGGCGAGAAATTGGCTTTTCAGCCGAGAAACCGCTTCAGCTTGTTCGCGAGCTTCTTCTAACTCTTTATAGAGGGTGGCATGGGCGATCGCAGTTCCCACTTGTTCAGCCAGTTCCCTCACCAATTCGATTTCTGCCTCACTCCAGAGCCGGTGGCGATCGCACTGTTGTAGTTTAATCAAACCATTGGGTTGGTCTGTATAGGTAGTAGAAACCACTAGCACGGATTGCTTTTGGCATTCTGAGGTTGTGGCTTGCTCAACCACGACGGGTTCGCGACTAAACAGCGCTTGTCTCAGGGAGGGTTCCTCTGCCAGATCCAGCTTTTTCCCCACGTTGGAGCGACGCGAGTCTTGGGAGTATTCTGCCTTGATTCGGACTTCTGGATCGTCTGGTTTGTACGAGCAAATCATGCAGTGGCTGACTTGAAGCGCCTTCCCTAGACTTTTGACCGTTTCTTGCCAAATTGTATCCAAATCGAGGGTACGACGGATTTTACGAGCAATTTGAGTTAGAAGCTTAGAGTTGGGGTCTAAGCTTAGAGGGACAAAAGAGTCAATAACTTGTTGTACCGAGGCTTCCGGCAACAAATGACCCATGACCAGCACCCTTGTTGCTTTGCCATCGGCTTGTAAAATGGGGCTGATCACCAACTCAAACGGTAAAAGTTGATCCTTGTAGGCCAACGAGTGGATGCAACGTTCAGGAGTTCGTTGCTCCAGAATTCGCTGAATTTGTTCTAGATAGGCGTCAGCCGCGATCGGATGAAATGTTTCACGTAGGGGAAGCCCAAGCACTTGTTCGTTTGTCAGACCATAGCGCTCAGCGCCTTGCCAGTAAAATGAGTGGTACTGACCAGATGCATCCTGAGTAAACACAAGTTCGGACCCTAACCCCTGCAAAAAGCTCGATTTGCTTGGTGCAGTAGCAGATTCCATATCGGTATACCCAGAAAGAGGATGTTGTAAATTAACAGGAGCAGTCATCAGACAAGACCTGGAAACTGCGAGTTGACAAAAAAAATGATTGGCTGGAGCGATGCGACCGAAAGGGAACGGGGCGTAGCTCAAACTTTAAAGATTTGGCTTTAAAGCAACAGCCGATACTTGTTTGTTTGACCTCAATCATTCCATTCGCCTCGTGGAGGCACGGGGGGATTGCGGTCTAAGGCACGGGTCAGTTCGTCATCCCGTTCCCGTTCACCTCTTAGCCACTGACGAATTGCTGTTTCAATAACCCGACTCGGATCATTGGTTAGGTGCTGGATTTGCTCTAATAGTTCTGAATCCAAATGAATAGAGATTTCTTCTTTGTCAGTTGAAGGCTCTCTATGTACGGCATGATCGTTCATAAGCCCAGTGTTAGGTTCCCTAATAAACATTTTACGATAACTATCAATTCGCCGTCTTTCGATTCTGCACACGCCCAAAGGGTATCTTTAATGAAGCCTCGAAGCCATTCCCTAAGAGGGGGATCTCCCGATTTTGTAGGCAAAAACATTAAAATAAGTTAAGCGCTATTGAATTTTACAGCCCTTTCTTGTTGTCACCCTGATATGACTGACGTTCCTGTCTCTCGCATTCGTAACTTTTCAATCATCGCCCATATCGATCATGGGAAATCCACTTTAGCCGATCGCTTGCTACAGACGACGGGCACAGTCGAGGCGCGGCAGATGAAGGAACAGTTCCTGGACAATATGGATTTGGAACGGGAACGGGGCATTACAATTAAGCTGCAAGCTGCACGGATGAACTATACCGCCAGCGATGGTGAGCAATACGTCCTCAATCTCATTGATACACCCGGTCACGTCGATTTTTCTTATGAGGTATCGCGATCTCTCGTTGCCTGTGAAGGAGCTTTGTTGGTTGTAGATGCATCTCAGGGCGTTGAGGCACAAACTCTGGCTAATGTTTACTTAGCACTGGAGCATGACCTAGAAATTATCCCGGTTCTGAATAAAATCGACTTACCCGGAGCCGATCCTGAACGAGTTAAGAGCGAAATCGAAGAGATCATTGGTCTTGATTGTAGCGGGGCAATCAAGGCTTCGGCAAAGGAAGGCATCGGAATTCATGAAATCTTAGAATCCATCGTCCATTTAATCCCTCCTCCCCAGGATACGGTAAACCAACCCCTGCGTGCATTAATTTTTGACAGCTACTATGACCCTTACCGGGGTGTGATTGTTTATTTCCGAGTTGTGGATGGAACGGTTAAAAAAGGCGACAAAGTCCGCTTAATGGCATCCCACAAAGAGTACGAGATTGATGAGCTTGGTATTCTTTCCCCCACCCAAATCCAAGTCGATGAACTCCATGCTGGTGAGGTGGGTTACCTAGCCGCCGCCATCAAAGCTGTAGAAGACGCCCGTGTTGGTGATACGATTACCCAGGCAGCGAAACCTGCCGAGGCTCCCTTGCCTGGTTATGCGGAAGCCAAACCGATGGTCTTTTGCGGCTTATTCCCCATCGATGCGGATCAGTATGAAGATTTGCGGGATGCCTTAGAGAAGCTGAAGCTGAATGATGCTGCACTGCATTATGAGCCGGAAACATCCAGCGCTATGGGTTTTGGCTTCCGTTGTGGCTTCTTGGGCTTGTTGCACATGGAGATCGTTCAGGAGCGGCTGGAGCGAGAATACAATCTAGATTTAATCATTACCGCGCCGTCTGTGGTGTATCAAGTCACAACGAATAAAGGCGAAGTCTTCGAGATTGACAATCCTAGCAAACTCCCGGCACCCAACGAACGGGAAAGTATTGCTGAACCCTATGTCCAAGTGGAGATGATTACTCCTGAAAGCTACGTTGGCACCCTGATGGAACTGTGTCAAAATCGACGTGGGGTGTTTAAGGACATGAAATATCTCACCCAAGGGCGAACGACGTTAGTTTATGAATTGCCATTGGCAGAAGTCGTAACGGATTTTTTTGACCAGTTGAAGTCCCGTTCTCGCGGCTACGCTAGCATGGAGTACCATCTGATTGGCTACCGAGAAAACACACTCGTCAAGTTAGATGTTCTGATTAATGGTGACCCTGTTGATTCTTTGGCAATGATTGTTCACCGAGATAAAGCTTACAATGTGGGTCGTTCCTTGGTGGAAAAATTGAAAGAACTGATTCCCCGTCATCAATTCAAGATTCCCCTCCAAGCATCCATTGGCAGTCGCGTGATCGCCAGTGAACATATCCCAGCTTTACGCAAAGACGTACTCGCCAAATGTTATGGCGGCGACATCAGCCGGAAGAAGAAACTGCTTCAGAAACAGGCAAAAGGGAAGAAGCGGATGAAATCCGTTGGTACTGTGGATGTCCCGCAGGAAGCGTTTATGGCAGTGTTGCGCCTCGATCCGCAGTAGGACTTCAATCCGGAAATGGGGTGAGTGTTAGAAGGGACTATTGCAATATGCCCCTTCTACTCCCCTACTAACAATCTTCAGCAAATCTTGATGACTTGATCGACGCTCTAAGCTCAATCTATTGAAAGGGGGTAGCCCAAGGCGGATGGATACAAACTATGAACCATCGATTGGAGCTTTGGCACTCGGTCGTACTGATGCAGCACGGGTACGACTTTTTTATCGATGAGGACTTGGTTATCCTTAATTTCGTAATCGCTTTCCGAAGTTTCAGCGATCGTAAAGATGAGACCTGATAGATTCGAGTGGCTTACTATGAACTCTTCATCCTCATCTAAAATTGATGCAATCTTTAATTGCAGAAGAGAAAAATGACGACTGAGGAGGCTACTTCATGCCTATGCCTAGATATGGCTGTGCCATGTAACCTTTTACTTGGCTCCAGTTCATTCTTCAGGACGAATTTCAGAATTTGTGGCACTTAGAGTTGAAAGCGATTAGCATAGTGCTGCAAGATTGGTAGATCTGTACGTAAAACTATGAGAATTCTGGTTACAGGCGGTGCCGGTTTCATCGGCTCCCACTTGATTGATCGCCTAATGGCAGAGGGGCATGATGTTATTTGCTTAGATAACTTCTATACCGGCCACAAGCGTAACGTTCTGAAATGGCTAGGCAACCCCTACTTTGAACTGATTCGCCACGACATCACCGAACCGATTCGGTTAGAAGTAGACCAAATTTACCATCTCGCTTGTCCAGCTTCGCCAGTTCACTACCAATACAATCCCGTTAAGACCATCAAAACCAATGTCATGGGCACTCTGCACATGCTAGGGTTAGCCAAACGGGTAAAAGCAAGATTCTTATTAGCATCTACGTCAGAAGTGTACGGCGATCCGGAAGTTCATCCTCAATCAGAAGATTACAGGGGAAACGTTAATACCATTGGTATTCGTAGCTGTTACGACGAGGGTAAGCGAGTCGCAGAGACCCTAGCCTTTGACTACCATCGGCAAAATAATGTAGAAATTCGCGTAGCTCGAATTTTTAACACTTATGGACCTCGTATGCTCGAAAATGATGGTCGGGTTGTCAGCAACTTCGTGGTGCAATCCCTGAGAGGTCAACCTTTAACCGTCTATGGGGATGGTTCTCAAACCCGTAGCTTCTGCTATGTCTCTGACTTAGTCGATGGACTAATGCGGTTGATGAATGGTGAGCATACCGGACCGATTAATTTAGGGAATCCTGGTGAATACACAATTCTGGAACTCGCTCAGGCGGTGCAGAAGATGGTGAATCCGGATGCTGAAATTATCTTTAAAACTCTTCCGCAGGATGACCCGCGCCGCCGCCGTCCCGACATTACAAAAGCCCAGACTTTGCTCAATTGGCAACCTACTGTACCCTTACAAGAAGGGTTAAAACTGACAGTGGAGGATTTTCAAAATCGTATAGCCTCTGCTGAAGAATATCGCTTAGCTTCCATTTAAGGAATCCATTGAAACTCAGGGTGCCCAAAAAGGATACAAGACTTAACCTAGAGTGAGCAATCCTGTGCCAAATACTATGAGTAGAGGCTAGAGAAGAAGGGGTTGCGATGCCTCTAGACCTCGTGTATAAGTCTTGAGAGCTTCAAAGAGCTGAGCTTCCCTAACTCCTATTTGTATTAGCCAGGAGCAAGAGTATGCGTGTTTGTGTGATTGGGACTGGATATGTCGGTTTGGTGACGGGTGCTTGCTTAGCGCACATTGGGCATCACGTCATCTGCGTGGACAATAATGAAGAAAAAGTCAAGTTAATGAAGTCGGGACACTCCCCCATCTACGAGCCTGGACTGTCAGAAATTATGCAGGCAGCCAGTCATGCTGGGAATCTGGAGTTTACATCAGATCTCGCAGCGGGCGTGGCTCATGGCGAAATTTTGTTTATTGCCGTAGGAACACCTGCCCTAGCGAACGGTGAAAGCGATACACGTTACGTTGAAGCTGTAGCACGCGGCATTGGTTCCCATCTGGATGGCGGCTATAAGGTGATTGTGAATAAGTCTACCGTACCGATTGGCTCTGGTGATTGGGTGCGGATGATTGTGCTTGATGGTGTGGCAGAACGTCAGGCGGCGTTGGTGACGGCGGGTGGCGTTCCTGGAGAAGAAGCAATATCACAAAGTGGCACCCAGTTTGACGTAGTGAGTAATCCAGAGTTTTTGCGGGAAGGGTCAGCCATTTACGACACATTTAACCCAGACCGAATTGTTCTGGGGAGTACCAGTGATCGGGCGATCGCCATGATGAAGGAACTCTATACTCCCATCACCGAGCGCCAGTTTGCAGAAGATAAATCATTGCCTCCAGTGCCGGTGCTGGTGACAGACATTAGCTCGGCTGAGATGGTTAAATACGCGGCAAATGCGTTTTTAGCCACTAAAATTAGCTTTATCAACGAAGTTGCCAATATTTGCGATCGCGTCGGTGCTGATGTCACTCAAGTTGCCAAAGGCATTGGCTTAGACTCCCGGATTGGGAGTAAATTTTTGCAAGCTGGCATTGGCTGGGGTGGTTCTTGTTTCCCCAAAGATGTCTCTGCGCTGATTCATACCGCCGATGATTATGGCTATGAAGCTCAACTGCTCAAAGCGGCGGTTAGTGTTAATGATCGCCAGCGCTTGATTTCCCTGGAAAAACTTCAGCAAGAACTGAAAATTCTCAAGGGGAAAACCATTGGACTACTCGGCTTAACGTTTAAGCCCGATACTGATGATTTGCGCGATGCCCCGGCACTCAATTTGATTGAGCAACTCAACCGATTGGGCGCAAAAGTTAAAGCTTACGACCCCATTATTTCCCAAACTGGAATGCGTCACGGACTATCGGGCGTGCTTGTGGAAACCGATCCAGAACGACTCGCAGACAGTTGCGATGCTTTAGTCCTCGTCACCGACTGGGAACAATTCCGTAAGCTGGACTATGCCAAGATGGCACAGTTGATGAACAATCCCGTGATGATTGATGGTCGCAACTTCCTAGACCGGGAAATGCTAGAACGTGCCGGTTTCCACTTCCGAGGAATTGGTCGATAGAAGAGTTGAACGTTGAAATTTGTGAGCTTATCGGTTGCCGTTCGCGTTAACCAAGCCAGATATCCTAGTACTCAAAGAACCATGATTCGCCTAAGGTGCTAGGTTTCAGGTTTATCGGTGATAACTTGAGCTTACAAACCTTCAAGTGGTAACCTTCTAAGCGGGGCTAAGCCCCGCTTGGGCTTTCTCTTTTTTCTCGAAATACTGCTGATGCTCCTCGGTAGCTAAATAATATTCCTGCGCCGCCTTAATCTCCGTCACAATATCTTTGTCAAACTTGCCAGACCTTTGCAGCTTCTGTTTTGAGCGTTTCGCAGCTTCCTCCTGCTGGGCATTGTGGAAAAAGATGACGGATCGATATTGTTCCCCTCTGTCTGGGCCTTGACGGTTTAGGGATGTGGGGTCGTGGATATGCCAAAACACATCAAGAAGCTGATCATAGCTGACTTGATTGGGGTCATATTCGACCTGTGCCACTTCTGCATGACCTGTGATTCTCGACAAAACATCGAGATAACAAGGGTTTGGGAAATGCCCTCCCATGTACCCCACAGAAGTGGATGTTATTCCCTTAACTTTCCGAAAGGCTGCCTCTACGCCCCAAAAACAACCCGCTCCAAATGTTGCCTTTTCCATTGGTGTTATTCACTCCAATTTAGAGCAGTTCTCTAACTCCTTATTATTATCTGAATTTCATCGGCTTAGTAGCCGCTACAAACTCACCTTTGAGCAAATCCTTCACCCTATTGCTCGATAGTTGTGTACGTGTGGCGATGGAGCAATAAAGCAAATGGGCAATTAAATTTGAAAAAATCCGGATTACATAAAAAATAGAGCGTCTTAAGTATATCAGGTTGTTGTTAAGTCGCCAAACACCCATCCCTTTGTTAAAGTGGCGACAGGGTGCAGGGAAAACAGTAACAAATTATACCACATGGGCAATGAACCCAATGCTCCCTCAATTTACTGAAATTGTCTCTCTCAATCCGGGTCAGCGGTGTTTGAGGGCGGTTACAGCCGTCGCGCTTTTGCTGAGCTTAGCGGGCTGTACTTCCGGCTCTTCTCAGGGACAACCGGAAACGCCACAACCGACTTCATCCGATTCCTGGGAGTCACCAGAGCCAACACCAACGCCCAAGTTACCAACACCCACGCTGCCTGGGTTGAGAAATGCGCCTTCTTTACCCAAATCAACGGCCAACCGGGAGCTACTCGAAGAAAGCTGGGACATTTATCGGCAGCAATTCATTCAAGTTGATGGGCGAGTCATCGACTATGAAGATAGCGATCGCTCCACCTCTGAAGGGCAAGCTTATGCGATGCTGCGAGCGGTTCTAATTGATGACCCAACCACGTTTGCTCTCTCCTTAGATTGGGCCGAAAAAAATCTCCACCGACTTTCGGAAACCGGCACTCATCGCGACCAACTTTGGGCGTGGAAGTGGGGACAAGCTCAACCGGGAAAATGGGGGCCGATTGACAAAAATTTTGCCAGTGATGCGGACATTGATGCAATTACCGCTCTCATCCTGGCTTCGCGCCGCTGGAATCAGCCAGAATACCTGAATTTAGCACGCCGCAAGCTGCGAGATTTGTGGTATTTCTCCACCATTGAGGTGCCGGGAGGTAAACGCTATCTCTTACCCGGGCCGGCCGAAGCCTTTGCACCCACGCCCACGACTATCTATCTCAATCCCTCTTATTATGCCCCTTATGCTTTTCGCCTGTTTGCCCAGGTTGACAAAGAGCACGATTGGATGAGCCTGGTTAAAAGTAGCTATGAATCCCTCGAACAGTCGTCCAAGGTTTCGGCGGCTGGCTTACCCAGTGACTGGATTGCCCTAGACACTCAAACCGGAAAGTACCAGCCGGTACCACCTCAGAGCAAGCTTCAGAGCGTTTATAGTTTTGATGCCTATCGAGTTTGGTGGCGAGTGGCTTGGGATGCGGCTTGGTTTAACGCTCCCGAAGCTAAAAAATATCTCAGCACAGCGACCAAACATTTAGAGAAGCAATGGCGTGAGCAAAAGCGCCTGAGTGCTCGGATTGACCTCCAGGGAAAACCGACCGTGAACTACGAGGCGACATCTCAATATGCGATGCTCATACCCGCCTTTCGGATAACCAACCCCGATTTAGCCCAGGAGTTACTTAAAGATAAACTGTTACCTCAATATAAACAGGGGATTTGGGATGATGAATCGGCTTACTATACCCAGAATTTGGCCTGGTTAGGGATACTGTCTCCCAATGTTGTTAGTCCTCAACTTCTACAACCTCAGCCGAAGTGACATCCTAACCGGCTAAATCGAAATAAATTGAAGGTGGAAGGCTTGAAGGTTTGAAGGTTAATAATGCCAATTCTCTAGGAAGTATTACCCATCTATGACATCTACCATCCGTCAATTCAGCCGTCGGCATTGGTTGAAGCTATGCCTATCTTTTGTTGTCCTGATCTTGGTTGTGCTGTCCGTTCCGATGTTGAGAGCCTCTGATAAAACGGCAGACTATCCACCACCTGCGCCAGCGAAAGATGACTCCTATTTTGGTGCGAACATTCAGCGAACGATGACGCTGTTGGCAACCAGTACTCCCAAGCATCGCCATCGGGTACGGATTCTGTTCTACGGTCAATCCATTACGAAGCAGGAATGGTGGCTTGAGGTAGAGAAGGACTTGAGGCAACGCTTTCCTAATGCGGATTTGCAAATCGAGAATCGTGCGATTGGGGGATTCGCCTCTCCTGTGCTCATCCGTACCGCTGAACATGACTTATACCCCTTCTATCCCGATCTTTTGATCTTCCATGTCTATGGGCCAGAACCGGAATATGAG of the Allocoleopsis franciscana PCC 7113 genome contains:
- a CDS encoding ATP-binding protein, giving the protein MTAPVNLQHPLSGYTDMESATAPSKSSFLQGLGSELVFTQDASGQYHSFYWQGAERYGLTNEQVLGLPLRETFHPIAADAYLEQIQRILEQRTPERCIHSLAYKDQLLPFELVISPILQADGKATRVLVMGHLLPEASVQQVIDSFVPLSLDPNSKLLTQIARKIRRTLDLDTIWQETVKSLGKALQVSHCMICSYKPDDPEVRIKAEYSQDSRRSNVGKKLDLAEEPSLRQALFSREPVVVEQATTSECQKQSVLVVSTTYTDQPNGLIKLQQCDRHRLWSEAEIELVRELAEQVGTAIAHATLYKELEEAREQAEAVSRLKSQFLANTTHELRTPLNGIICSLKLIIDGMVDTPEEQAEFMDDAHKSALHLLDIINDILDIAKIEAGKMELELGQVQLNELLDDVRDFTQNQAQQKNLSFNVELPNTRDEIIVYGNYQRLLQILLNLTGNAIKFTHEGGVTISAEVLRKKVPFKDQEFPGMVKIRVADTGIGVSLDKQDKLFQAFSQVDGERTRQYGGTGLGLTISQRLVETMGGVVNFYSMGEGLGSTVTFTVPLYQEPIQPSAS
- a CDS encoding type II toxin-antitoxin system CcdA family antitoxin is translated as MNDHAVHREPSTDKEEISIHLDSELLEQIQHLTNDPSRVIETAIRQWLRGERERDDELTRALDRNPPVPPRGEWND
- the lepA gene encoding translation elongation factor 4 yields the protein MTDVPVSRIRNFSIIAHIDHGKSTLADRLLQTTGTVEARQMKEQFLDNMDLERERGITIKLQAARMNYTASDGEQYVLNLIDTPGHVDFSYEVSRSLVACEGALLVVDASQGVEAQTLANVYLALEHDLEIIPVLNKIDLPGADPERVKSEIEEIIGLDCSGAIKASAKEGIGIHEILESIVHLIPPPQDTVNQPLRALIFDSYYDPYRGVIVYFRVVDGTVKKGDKVRLMASHKEYEIDELGILSPTQIQVDELHAGEVGYLAAAIKAVEDARVGDTITQAAKPAEAPLPGYAEAKPMVFCGLFPIDADQYEDLRDALEKLKLNDAALHYEPETSSAMGFGFRCGFLGLLHMEIVQERLEREYNLDLIITAPSVVYQVTTNKGEVFEIDNPSKLPAPNERESIAEPYVQVEMITPESYVGTLMELCQNRRGVFKDMKYLTQGRTTLVYELPLAEVVTDFFDQLKSRSRGYASMEYHLIGYRENTLVKLDVLINGDPVDSLAMIVHRDKAYNVGRSLVEKLKELIPRHQFKIPLQASIGSRVIASEHIPALRKDVLAKCYGGDISRKKKLLQKQAKGKKRMKSVGTVDVPQEAFMAVLRLDPQ
- a CDS encoding UDP-glucuronic acid decarboxylase family protein gives rise to the protein MRILVTGGAGFIGSHLIDRLMAEGHDVICLDNFYTGHKRNVLKWLGNPYFELIRHDITEPIRLEVDQIYHLACPASPVHYQYNPVKTIKTNVMGTLHMLGLAKRVKARFLLASTSEVYGDPEVHPQSEDYRGNVNTIGIRSCYDEGKRVAETLAFDYHRQNNVEIRVARIFNTYGPRMLENDGRVVSNFVVQSLRGQPLTVYGDGSQTRSFCYVSDLVDGLMRLMNGEHTGPINLGNPGEYTILELAQAVQKMVNPDAEIIFKTLPQDDPRRRRPDITKAQTLLNWQPTVPLQEGLKLTVEDFQNRIASAEEYRLASI
- a CDS encoding UDP-glucose dehydrogenase family protein; its protein translation is MRVCVIGTGYVGLVTGACLAHIGHHVICVDNNEEKVKLMKSGHSPIYEPGLSEIMQAASHAGNLEFTSDLAAGVAHGEILFIAVGTPALANGESDTRYVEAVARGIGSHLDGGYKVIVNKSTVPIGSGDWVRMIVLDGVAERQAALVTAGGVPGEEAISQSGTQFDVVSNPEFLREGSAIYDTFNPDRIVLGSTSDRAIAMMKELYTPITERQFAEDKSLPPVPVLVTDISSAEMVKYAANAFLATKISFINEVANICDRVGADVTQVAKGIGLDSRIGSKFLQAGIGWGGSCFPKDVSALIHTADDYGYEAQLLKAAVSVNDRQRLISLEKLQQELKILKGKTIGLLGLTFKPDTDDLRDAPALNLIEQLNRLGAKVKAYDPIISQTGMRHGLSGVLVETDPERLADSCDALVLVTDWEQFRKLDYAKMAQLMNNPVMIDGRNFLDREMLERAGFHFRGIGR
- the msrA gene encoding peptide-methionine (S)-S-oxide reductase MsrA, producing MEKATFGAGCFWGVEAAFRKVKGITSTSVGYMGGHFPNPCYLDVLSRITGHAEVAQVEYDPNQVSYDQLLDVFWHIHDPTSLNRQGPDRGEQYRSVIFFHNAQQEEAAKRSKQKLQRSGKFDKDIVTEIKAAQEYYLATEEHQQYFEKKEKAQAGLSPA
- a CDS encoding glycosyl hydrolase family 8 yields the protein MLPQFTEIVSLNPGQRCLRAVTAVALLLSLAGCTSGSSQGQPETPQPTSSDSWESPEPTPTPKLPTPTLPGLRNAPSLPKSTANRELLEESWDIYRQQFIQVDGRVIDYEDSDRSTSEGQAYAMLRAVLIDDPTTFALSLDWAEKNLHRLSETGTHRDQLWAWKWGQAQPGKWGPIDKNFASDADIDAITALILASRRWNQPEYLNLARRKLRDLWYFSTIEVPGGKRYLLPGPAEAFAPTPTTIYLNPSYYAPYAFRLFAQVDKEHDWMSLVKSSYESLEQSSKVSAAGLPSDWIALDTQTGKYQPVPPQSKLQSVYSFDAYRVWWRVAWDAAWFNAPEAKKYLSTATKHLEKQWREQKRLSARIDLQGKPTVNYEATSQYAMLIPAFRITNPDLAQELLKDKLLPQYKQGIWDDESAYYTQNLAWLGILSPNVVSPQLLQPQPK